From the Desulfonatronovibrio magnus genome, one window contains:
- a CDS encoding PAS domain-containing protein, whose amino-acid sequence MFTSTPDGRYISVNPALARMYGYNSPEEMIESVPDIATQMCSNPDDREEFMRLMQEQGKVVEHERQFRRKDGTKFWASINAHAVQDEHGLIIYYQGFTTDITKRKWAEEALHEEATRRKILVDQSRDGIVVLNEDGSIHEANKRFAKMLGYTSEEIQQLHIWDWDTQWTRDQLIEMIRQVDKKGELFETSLPPPCVRIDVALDEF is encoded by the coding sequence ATCTTCACGTCAACGCCTGATGGCCGCTACATATCAGTCAATCCGGCCCTTGCCAGAATGTACGGCTATAACTCACCTGAAGAAATGATCGAGTCCGTTCCAGACATTGCTACGCAAATGTGTTCCAACCCTGATGACCGCGAGGAATTCATGCGCCTGATGCAGGAACAAGGCAAAGTGGTTGAACATGAACGCCAGTTCAGGCGCAAGGACGGAACCAAGTTCTGGGCGTCCATAAATGCCCACGCAGTTCAGGATGAGCATGGGCTTATCATTTACTATCAGGGGTTCACTACGGATATTACAAAGCGCAAGTGGGCGGAGGAGGCACTCCATGAAGAGGCTACTCGACGAAAAATACTGGTTGATCAATCCAGGGATGGAATCGTTGTATTAAATGAGGATGGAAGCATCCATGAAGCGAACAAACGTTTTGCTAAAATGCTTGGATACACGTCAGAGGAAATTCAGCAACTCCATATATGGGATTGGGATACCCAATGGACTCGTGATCAACTTATCGAAATGATACGACAAGTCGATAAAAAGGGCGAACTTTTTGAAACAAGTCTACCGCCCCCATGTGTCAGGATAGATGTCGCCTTGGATGAATTTTGA